The genomic stretch ATTCCAATTCCCACTAACACAAGTCGAAACGGGTTTACCCCCTTCTTCCAAGCGATAGCATAGACAAGCAGTGCTGCTCCGAATGCTCCAATAATAGCAGCTACAGGTAGAAAATGAATGCTCACTGTACTAGGCATATACGTGATGAAAGCAACCGCTCCAACCGATGCGCCGCCTGTAATGCCTATAACGTCAGGTGCAGCAAGCGGATTTCGAATGACCCCTTGCAATATCGCACCGGAAACAGCCAGCGATGCGCCAACTAAAAAAGCCACAATCACTCGCGGCGCCCTTAGCGATTGTACAATTAGAATATGATCAGGCTCACCCTTGCCAAGCAGCGCCAGCCATACCTGAGCTGGCTTAATTACCTGCTCCCCCATTGCAAGGCTTGCCAAAATAACGATGATGGCTGCCGCAAGCAGAAGAATTGAAGCGCGAACTGTTTTACGATGAAATGTGTACGAGCCCTTGCCTGCGCTCCTCGTCATGAATGAAGGCTTCATCTTCTCATCAGCTCCTTGCGAGCAATGTAAATAAAGAAAGGAGCACCGATTGCCGCTGTCATTATGCCAACAGGCACTTCCTCAGGAAAGATCACAAATCGAGCAGCCAAATCTGCCAGAAGCAGCAATATCGCGCCTAGAATTGCGCTATAAGGAATGAGCCAGCGGTAATCAAGCCCTGCGATATACTTAGCAACATGGGGAATGACGATGCCGATTAAGCTGATTGGACCGGCAACTGACACTGCTCCTCCCGCAAGCACAACTACGATGATGCCGGCAGCAAGCTTGATCAAAACCGTCCTCTGTCCGAGACCCTTAGCTGCGTCATCGCCCATTAGAGCAATATTAAGCTGCCTTGACAGCAGTATTGCAGCCACCCAGCCTGCACATAAATAAGGGATAACAGTAGATAATGTTTGCGCATCACGACCGGCAATCGAGCCAGCTAGCCAGAACATCACATCCTGAAGCCCATTTTCGTTATGTACGAGCATGCCTTGCGTTAGAGAAGCGAACGTTGCCGTCATCGCAGAGCCAGCCATTATAATTTTTAACGGCGACAACCCATCGCGCCCCAGCGATCCGAGCAAATATACAGATGCAGCCGCAATCGCAGCTCCGCCGAATGATATCCATACAAGCGTAACCGTTGCTGTGATTTTGAAAATTGTAATCGCCGCGACGATGCCTACGCTTGCGCCCGCGTTTATCCCCATTACAGATGGCGAAGCGAGCGGGTTCCGTGTGATCGCCTGCATAATAGCGCCTGCCATTGCCAAGCTTGCCCCGACAGCAGCTGCAATTAGCGCTCGCGGCAAGCGAGTTGTCATAACGACTACCTGCTCCATGGAGCTCTCGTCATAATCGGTAAAAGCATCTGTTAAATCCTCCCATTTGATCGTTGTAAATCCAAACCGTACGCTCGCTGCGAAACAGCAAAGCAAGAGGAGAACGCTTGCAGCCAGTCCACCTGCTCTCATTCCGACACTGTCCATCCTATTTTTCATCTTATTGAACGCTCCCAAAAATCAGCCTGTTTAGTCATATATCTGCACAAAAGAATGAGCCATAGGCTCATTCTTCGTTTGTTTGTGCTTATGAATTCTGTCCTTAGTCAAGGTCAAAGTAGAAATACAAATCATCGAGCATCAGCTTAGCTGCCATCGCTCCCCCTGATAGGTTCCAGGTTACAGCATTTACTTTATAATATTTTTTGTTCTTAACCGCATTCAAGTTTGCCCAAAGCGGGCTGTCGATCCATTCCTTCTGAAGCTTAAAGATTGCGCCATCACCGTCCCAATCGGTTGTAAAGTCAAAGATATAGTCACCGTCCAGCAAGCTTACCTGCTCCTTGGACGTAACATTTATTATTTCTTGTTTCGTTCCAAGCTGTGCTTTCGGCGTGGCAAACCCTAGCTCTTGGAAAATTTTATAAGCAAAGCCTGTGTTATAAGCGCGAGCGCTGCCGTTCGGGTTAATTCGGATAATTGAAACCTCTGCTCCTTTATCCTTTGCAGCAAGCTTACTCTTGAAATCTGCTACTTTTACTTTCCAATCCGCAATAAATTTTGTTGCGATTTCTTCTTTGTTCAGCACCTCCGATGTCACTTTCAGATTATCCTGCCAATCAGCTAAATCCGTAGTTACAATCGTTGGGGCAATTGCTTTAAGCTGATCATAAATTTTCTCATGGCGATCTTTCGTAGCAATAATGACATCAGGCTTTAAGCCAACGATGGCTTCAATATTTGGCTGAGTTTCGTCACCTAACGTCTTAGTCCCGATCAAGCTGGAACGGATATATTCATAAAATGGCTGCTGAACATAGGACTCAACCGCGCCTACTGGTTTAACACCGAGCAGTACAGAAATATCTACACCACCGTTAAACAAAATGACGACGCGCTTCGGAACGCTGCTTAACGTTGTACTGCCCAGCGCATGCTTGAATGTTTTTTTCGTTTCAAGCACGGCAGTCGACGTTTTACTATTCCAATTCACCCAAACACCAAGCGATTCACCTACAAAACGAAGTGGCACAAGTACACTGCCCTTCACATTTGCAGGCGCCGCATCCAAAGCTACGGATGCTCCGTTGATTTTTGCAGTTTTGCTGCCAAGCATTAATTCAACCGTTTGGCTGCCTTTTGTAATTGTCGCTTTTTTCGTTTTCTCATCATATTTAACTTTACCGCCCAATGTTTCAGCGATCGTTCTGTAAGGAACCATCGTCCGGCCATTTATCGTTTGAGGATTTACCGAGAAGGCTACCTTCTTGCCATCTACCGTTACCGAAATTGGAGCGGATGCAGCTGTTGCTGCTGTAGCTGGAATAATGGCAATGACAAGCGCTAGCGTTAATAACATGCTTAACAAACGTTTTTTTACCGAAGACATTTAAAAATCACCTATCCCTTTTTCTTTTTTTATTGGTTTTGCAGCTCCTGCTTCATATCTCGGAAGCTCTGGTATAGCTTATAGTCGAGCTGAACAATCAGCTCTTTATTCCATTTGCTTGCCTTTGTTTCCTTGATCAGCAGGCTCAAATCGTCATGCAGCAGCTGATGCTTCGTTGCATCGTTTGCTCTAACCTCTTCCTTCATCGCATTCCATAAGCCAGCCATTTGAGCCGCAAGCTCCTTTGCCTCATCCGCTTGGTCTGCCTCCACCGCTTGCTTAAGCTGCTTGATCAAGCTGCTCATGCCTGAAATGGCTTCTCCCAAATCAGCAATATCGACTGATGGAATATTAGCGAAAGGGTCGGTCTCAGTTGCAGCCTCTTTGCTTTGAGCCTCCCCGGAAATATCTGTATGCTTGTTTCCGCTATCCGAAGCTCCACACCCCGTTAATAAGACAGTTATGCTTAATGCAAAAGCTATACATATCGCACGAAGCTTCCGATCTCCTCCCGCCATGTCGAATCCACCTATGTAACGAATAATGCTGCAACCTCCGCCCTTGTGAATGATAATCATTTTCAACATCATTTTACATATGACCATTTCTAATTTGTATACACGCTATTGTCCGATTCATATGGACAAAAAAATCAAATTCGAGAAAATAGTTATAAAACAGGTTGTATTCTATACGCTATCCTTGGTAAACTGTAATTGATAATCGTTCTCAAACATTGACGATTTCTACCAAATGCATATAAAGGAATGTTTGCTGTTGCAAAATGAAACTCATTTCTTTTCCTATTTTCCCATCTCATTAAAGCTTCACGAATATAGTCCCGGCTTTCGTTCCAAGTCGGTAAACATCCAGCGCTCCTCCATTGCCTTCATTCAGAAGGGCAGCGGAATTCTCTTTATTGGTTCCAA from Paenibacillus sp. FSL H8-0548 encodes the following:
- a CDS encoding iron ABC transporter permease: MKNRMDSVGMRAGGLAASVLLLLCCFAASVRFGFTTIKWEDLTDAFTDYDESSMEQVVVMTTRLPRALIAAAVGASLAMAGAIMQAITRNPLASPSVMGINAGASVGIVAAITIFKITATVTLVWISFGGAAIAAASVYLLGSLGRDGLSPLKIIMAGSAMTATFASLTQGMLVHNENGLQDVMFWLAGSIAGRDAQTLSTVIPYLCAGWVAAILLSRQLNIALMGDDAAKGLGQRTVLIKLAAGIIVVVLAGGAVSVAGPISLIGIVIPHVAKYIAGLDYRWLIPYSAILGAILLLLADLAARFVIFPEEVPVGIMTAAIGAPFFIYIARKELMRR
- a CDS encoding stalk domain-containing protein, yielding MSSVKKRLLSMLLTLALVIAIIPATAATAASAPISVTVDGKKVAFSVNPQTINGRTMVPYRTIAETLGGKVKYDEKTKKATITKGSQTVELMLGSKTAKINGASVALDAAPANVKGSVLVPLRFVGESLGVWVNWNSKTSTAVLETKKTFKHALGSTTLSSVPKRVVILFNGGVDISVLLGVKPVGAVESYVQQPFYEYIRSSLIGTKTLGDETQPNIEAIVGLKPDVIIATKDRHEKIYDQLKAIAPTIVTTDLADWQDNLKVTSEVLNKEEIATKFIADWKVKVADFKSKLAAKDKGAEVSIIRINPNGSARAYNTGFAYKIFQELGFATPKAQLGTKQEIINVTSKEQVSLLDGDYIFDFTTDWDGDGAIFKLQKEWIDSPLWANLNAVKNKKYYKVNAVTWNLSGGAMAAKLMLDDLYFYFDLD